A genomic window from Thunnus thynnus chromosome 12, fThuThy2.1, whole genome shotgun sequence includes:
- the bag1 gene encoding BAG family molecular chaperone regulator 1: MSEQAITVTVAYGSTKHSITVTGQEDGKSPTVKDLSDALTQVTGVPSASQKLIFKGKSLKDMEESLPSYGIKDGCKLMMIGKRNSPEEEAELKKLKDIEKSVEQMAKKLEKVDGELTGLKNGFLAKDLQAEALGKLDHRVKIAAEQFMKILEQIDALSIPENFNDCRMKKKGLVKTVQDFLAQCDKIEACISDHLSKIQSKNLALAE; this comes from the exons ATGTCAGAGCAGGCGATAACAGTGACAGTTGCATACG GATCTACTAAGCACAGCATCACAGTAACGGGCCAGGAAGATGGAAAGAGTCCAACTGTTAAAGACCTGTCAGATGCTCTCACTCAAGTTACTGGCGTTCCATCAGCCTCACAGAAACTCATCTTCAAAG GGAAATCACTGAAGGACATGGAGGAGAGTCTACCCAGCTATGGAATAAAAGATGGTTGCAAACTCATGATGATTGGAAAGCGG AACAGTCCTGAGGAGGAAGCTGAACTAAAGAAGCTGAAAGACATTGAGAAATCTGTGGAACAGATGGCCAAAAAGCTGGAAAAGGTAGACGGAGAGTTGACTGGACTCAAGAAC GGCTTCCTGGCCAAAGATCTCCAGGCAGAAGCGCTGGGTAAACTAGACCACAGAGTTAAAATAGCAGCAGAGCAGTTCATGAAGATCCTGGAGCAGATAGATGCTCTG AGCATCCCAGAAAATTTTAATGACTGCAGAATGAAGAAAAAGGGACTTGTAAAGACAGTGCAG gatTTCCTGGCCCAGTGTGACAAGATCGAGGCGTGTATATCAGACCACTTATCAAAGATCCAGTCTAAAAACCTAGCCCTGGCAGAGTAA
- the chmp5a gene encoding charged multivesicular body protein 5 → MNRIFGRGKPKAPPPNLSDCIGNVDARAESIDKKIGRLDAELLKYKDQMKKMRDGPSKNMVKQKAMRVLKQKRMYEGQREQLAQQSFNMEQANYTIQTLKDTKTTVEAMKIGAKEMKRAYKDVKLDQIDDLQDQLEDMMEDANEVQEALSRSYGTPEIDEEDLEAELDALGDELLLDDDSSYLDEASAAPSIPEGIPSDSKTNKDGVLVDEFGLPQIPAT, encoded by the exons GTGGATGCGAGGGCAGAGTCCATAGACAAGAAGATTGGCAGACTAGACGCTGAACTTCTGAAGTACAAGGATCAGATGAAAAAGATGAGAGATGGGCCCTCCAAG aacaTGGTGAAACAGAAGGCGATGAGAGTCCTGAAGCAGAAGAGGAT GTATGAAGGTCAAAGGGAGCAGCTGGCTCAGCAGTCTTTTAACATGGAGCAGGCAAACTACACAATCCAGACACTAAAGGACACCAAAACAACA GTGGAGGCCATGAAGATTGGTGCAAAGGAAATGAAAAGGGCTTACAAGGACGTCAAACTTGACCAGATTGAT GATTTACAGGACCAACTGGAGGACATGATGGAAGACGCCAACGAGGTACAAGAGGCCCTGAGCCGCAGCTACGGCACACCAGAGATAGACGAGGAAGATCTTGAAGCAG AGCTGGACGCTCTGGGTGatgagctgctgctggatgATGACAGCTCCTATCTGGATGAAGCCTCAGCTGCCCCGTCGATTCCTGAGGGAATCCCCAGTGACAGCAAGACAAACAAG GACGGTGTTTTGGTGGATGAGTTCGGCCTGCCGCAGATTCCTGCCACATAA
- the myl12.2 gene encoding myosin, light chain 12, genome duplicate 2, with protein sequence MSSKRAKGKNTKKRPQRATSNVFAMFDQSQIQEFKEAFNMIDQNRDGFIDKEDLHDMLASLGKNPTDEYLEAMMNEAPGPINFTMFLTMFGEKLNGTDPEDVIRNAFACFDEEGTGMIQEEYLRELLTTMGDRFTDEEVDELFREAPIDKKGNFNYVAFTRILKHGAKDKDD encoded by the exons ATGTCAAGCAAAAGGGCCAAGGGGAAGAACACCAAGAAGCGTCCTCAGCGCGCCACCTCCAATGTGTTTGCCATGTTTGATCAGTCTCAAATCCAGGAGTTCAAGGAGGCCTTCAACATGATCGACCAAAACAGGGATGGTTTTATTGACAAAGAAGACCTTCATGACATGCTGGCCTCATTAG GTAAGAACCCCACAGATGAGTACCTGGAGGCAATGATGAACGAAGCCCCAGGCCCGATCAACTTTACTATGTTCCTGACCATGTTTGGAGAAAAGCTGAACGGCACAGATCCCGAAGATGTGATCCGTAACGCTTTTGCCTGCTTTGACGAGGAGGGAACAG GTATGATCCAGGAGGAGTACCTGCGGGAGCTGCTCACAACGATGGGTGACAGGTTTACAGATGAAGAAGTGGACGAGCTCTTCCGTGAGGCCCCCATTGACAAGAAAGGCAACTTTAACTATGTAGCATTCACACGCATCCTAAAGCACGGCGCAAAGGACAAGGACGATTAG
- the LOC137193430 gene encoding uncharacterized protein: MAAKQLSSLLTEMEIVKTLMKLTPEERHKEVRRRTYIELRAVEKGRRERIAQEIAERRKREKEEREKAIESQRIQKEKLEEKIRQEQERLRKERLEWKRVMRVEEQLWLTSPMHNLTTVENQPRVEDAASPKRLTSDLKAKEQEPMKTLHNNWVGEENTDSKPVKEKSHSVNSVFSLFTVKPSPEPEEKQPSPKSVQERLSLGCLIEMFQACSEITDESHILESEEQNVGATRAGSVTPKPETTS, encoded by the exons atggCTGCAAAACAGCTCAGTTCCCTCCTGACTGAAATGGAGATTGTGAAAACCCTGATGAAACTGACCCCAGAGGAGAGACATAAAGAGGTCAGAAGACGTACGTACATCGAGCTGAGAGCTGTGGAGAAGGGGCGCAGAGAAAGAATTGCTCAGGAGATCGCAGAGAGGCGCAAGagggaaaaagaggagagggaaaaagcGATAGAGAGTCAGAggatacagaaagaaaaacttgAGGAGAAGATAAGGCAGGAACAAGAGCGACTGAGGAAAGAGAGGCTTGAGTGGAAAAGGGTGATGCGGGTAGAGGAGCAGCTGTGGCTTACAAGTCCCATGCACAATTTGACCACTGTGGAAAATCAGCCAAGAGTGGAAGACGCAGCTAGCCCCAAAcgcctgacctctgacctgaaGGCTAAAGAGCAGGAACCAATGAAAACTCTGCACAATAATTGGGTTGGAGAAGAAAATACAGACAGCAAGCCCGTCAAAGAAAAGTCTCACTCAGTCAACTCCGTCTTCTCCCTATTCACTGTAAAACCAAGCCCCGAGCCTGAAG AAAAACAACCATCACCAAAATCTGTGCAGGAGAGGCTGTCGCTGGGCTGCTTGATTGAGATGTTTCAGGCCTGCAGCGAGATAACAGATGAGTCGCACATTCTTGAATCAGAGGAGCAAAATGTGGGAGCCACTCGTGCCGGCAGTGTGACACCAAAGCCAGAAACAACATCCTGA